The Candidatus Thorarchaeota archaeon genome has a segment encoding these proteins:
- a CDS encoding RlmE family RNA methyltransferase: MGRPRGDRKKEHYYRFAKKQGYRSRSAFKLKQIARQHRLLHGVKSVLELCCSPGGWTQVLVELDRTLQITAVDLNPMQPVEGARFIQGDITSPETIDEIVRVTGGLVDLVIADCSPKVSGYWEVDVARQLFLVESTMGLAMKLLSSHG, encoded by the coding sequence ATGGGACGACCAAGGGGCGACCGCAAGAAGGAGCACTACTACCGATTTGCGAAGAAACAGGGTTACCGAAGCAGGTCGGCCTTCAAACTGAAGCAGATTGCCCGTCAACACAGACTCCTTCATGGAGTGAAATCTGTCTTGGAACTCTGCTGCAGTCCGGGCGGCTGGACCCAGGTCTTGGTAGAGCTGGACCGTACTCTTCAGATTACTGCTGTAGACCTCAACCCGATGCAGCCAGTAGAGGGAGCAAGGTTCATTCAGGGTGACATCACAAGTCCTGAAACTATCGACGAGATTGTACGTGTGACCGGTGGTTTGGTTGACCTTGTCATCGCAGATTGCTCACCCAAGGTCAGTGGCTACTGGGAGGTGGATGTGGCAAGGCAGCTCTTTCTAGTGGAGTCCACCATGGGCCTTGCTATGAAACTGCTCAGCTCACATGGA